A stretch of Sinorhizobium meliloti DNA encodes these proteins:
- a CDS encoding chemotaxis protein CheW, with protein MSNAIKQSGAYLEIVSFHLGEQEFCIDIMAIREIRGWAPVTPMPHTPPYVLGLINLRGAVIPVIDMACRLGMKMTEPSERSAIIVTDINGKLVGLLVEQVSDMMTIRSEDLQPAPEIIPEAQRAFCRGIVALEKSMVCFLNLDTVIAEELAQAA; from the coding sequence ATGAGCAACGCAATCAAGCAGTCAGGCGCCTATCTCGAAATCGTCTCCTTTCACCTGGGCGAACAGGAATTCTGCATCGACATCATGGCAATCCGGGAAATCCGCGGTTGGGCACCGGTGACACCGATGCCGCACACGCCGCCCTATGTTCTCGGCCTCATCAACCTGCGTGGCGCGGTGATCCCGGTCATCGACATGGCCTGTCGTCTCGGCATGAAGATGACCGAGCCGTCGGAGCGCTCCGCCATCATCGTCACCGACATCAACGGCAAGCTCGTCGGACTGCTGGTCGAGCAGGTCTCCGATATGATGACGATCCGAAGCGAAGACCTGCAGCCCGCGCCGGAAATCATCCCGGAAGCCCAGCGCGCCTTCTGCCGCGGCATCGTCGCGCTTGAAAAATCCATGGTCTGCTTCCTCAATCTCGACACCGTCATCGCCGAGGAACTGGCGCAGGCGGCCTAG
- a CDS encoding CreA family protein encodes MLRRIRALLVAGLTVSAAAVSPVHAETVGQVGVDWLGNDIKIDAVSDPKVTGVTCHVTYFDRSVIDRLKNGNWLEDPSNNSIACRQTGPIAIDDIDLSKEGEEVFRSGLSLIWKNLLVTRIYDKANDTLIYLAHSRQLTDGSAKMSITTVPLYGQSVTWKNGRPE; translated from the coding sequence ATGTTGCGCCGCATCCGTGCCTTGCTTGTCGCCGGCCTCACCGTCTCGGCCGCGGCGGTTTCGCCGGTCCACGCCGAAACCGTTGGCCAGGTCGGGGTCGACTGGCTCGGCAACGACATCAAGATCGATGCCGTAAGCGACCCGAAGGTGACCGGGGTTACCTGCCACGTCACCTATTTCGATCGCAGCGTCATCGACCGCCTGAAGAACGGCAACTGGCTCGAGGATCCGTCGAACAACTCCATCGCCTGCCGCCAGACCGGCCCCATCGCCATCGATGATATCGACCTGTCGAAGGAGGGAGAGGAAGTCTTCCGTTCCGGACTGTCTCTCATCTGGAAGAACCTGCTGGTGACCCGCATCTACGACAAGGCCAACGACACGCTGATCTATCTGGCGCATTCGAGGCAGTTGACCGACGGATCGGCCAAGATGTCGATCACCACGGTCCCGCTCTATGGCCAATCGGTCACCTGGAAGAATGGGCGGCCGGAATAA
- a CDS encoding sensor domain-containing diguanylate cyclase, whose product MAETQAALYFSTTGRFEMSFLSAIPVIALLAMLPVLLSLRPVAGVREFSASCALSAASAGALTVAAALQAPVAAMFGYAGLAVSLFFVLQGLRRFLALSIPASLCLVLAFSSGVLGFIIALGGHDSPAAGMIVVAGVVAALLLVLGLAAADRWPGEKPAIQVVVVGSAAVVFTALAHALGPSAHVLPGPAGSPASSLFDFLLVTMRVLCLPLLFLAMILTMQARVIAGLRAMIARDGLTGALSRGTLMEEGERIFAECVARQEPAAFLLLDLDFFKQINDQYGHACGDMALAHFADTVSAFLAGRGVLGRIGGEEFGIVLPDHTEEQARALAEDICRVVRETPAGRSHQRIRLTVSIGIAAAIAGETITDVMIRADLALYDSKADGRDRCSVARDRRIDASARALAAAAAQLREARAARSELRHSA is encoded by the coding sequence ATGGCTGAAACGCAAGCCGCACTTTATTTTAGCACGACAGGCCGTTTCGAAATGAGCTTTCTCTCCGCCATACCGGTCATCGCACTTCTTGCCATGCTACCCGTTCTCCTTTCTCTGCGGCCGGTTGCCGGTGTTCGGGAGTTCTCCGCCAGTTGCGCACTCTCGGCAGCGTCGGCAGGCGCCTTGACGGTTGCGGCGGCGTTGCAGGCGCCGGTCGCCGCAATGTTCGGCTATGCGGGTCTCGCCGTTTCCCTGTTTTTCGTCCTCCAGGGCCTCCGCCGGTTCCTCGCATTGTCGATTCCGGCCTCGCTTTGTCTGGTGCTCGCGTTCTCGAGCGGCGTGCTCGGCTTCATCATCGCTCTCGGCGGCCACGACAGCCCGGCCGCCGGCATGATCGTCGTTGCGGGCGTTGTCGCAGCTCTACTTCTCGTCCTTGGTCTGGCCGCAGCCGACCGCTGGCCGGGCGAAAAGCCGGCGATCCAGGTCGTTGTCGTCGGCTCCGCCGCCGTGGTTTTCACCGCCCTTGCCCATGCCCTCGGCCCATCGGCGCACGTCTTGCCGGGACCGGCGGGCTCGCCCGCTTCGAGCCTGTTCGATTTCCTGCTCGTCACCATGCGGGTGCTGTGCCTTCCCCTCCTCTTCCTGGCCATGATCCTCACGATGCAGGCCCGGGTCATCGCCGGATTGAGGGCCATGATCGCACGCGACGGCTTGACCGGTGCGCTGTCACGCGGGACGCTCATGGAAGAGGGCGAGCGGATCTTCGCCGAGTGCGTGGCACGCCAGGAGCCGGCTGCCTTCCTGCTGCTCGACCTCGATTTCTTCAAACAAATCAACGATCAGTATGGGCACGCCTGCGGCGACATGGCGCTCGCGCATTTTGCCGATACCGTCTCGGCTTTCCTCGCCGGACGGGGCGTCCTCGGACGGATCGGTGGCGAGGAATTCGGCATCGTCCTGCCGGACCACACGGAAGAGCAGGCAAGGGCGCTTGCGGAGGATATCTGCCGCGTGGTGCGTGAGACGCCGGCCGGCCGCTCGCATCAGCGCATCCGTCTGACCGTGAGCATCGGGATCGCCGCCGCCATTGCGGGCGAGACGATTACCGACGTGATGATACGCGCCGACCTTGCTCTCTACGACTCAAAGGCGGATGGTCGCGACCGTTGCTCGGTAGCAAGGGATCGCCGCATCGACGCCAGCGCCCGCGCCCTTGCGGCAGCCGCCGCGCAATTGCGCGAAGCCCGTGCCGCCCGGTCGGAACTGCGCCACTCGGCGTGA
- a CDS encoding phosphoribosyltransferase yields MAQEGISFADIPFADRADAGRRLARVIEAHLTEKADFADPLVMALPRGGVPVAFEVARTLGASLELLIVRKIGAPGHPEFGLGALVDSDEPQVVLNAEAMRIANPSEKYVQAETERQRLELARRRVLYLGDQARISPSGRNVIIVDDGIATGGTAKAAAKALRQAGAAALMLAVPVAPKSAIASLGDDVDRLVCLASPTPFHAVSIYYDDFEQTTDAEVIALLRQARGGDTGFGQR; encoded by the coding sequence ATGGCCCAGGAAGGCATATCCTTTGCAGACATACCCTTTGCAGACAGGGCCGATGCGGGTCGAAGGCTTGCTCGCGTCATCGAAGCGCATCTCACCGAGAAAGCGGACTTCGCCGACCCGCTCGTGATGGCCTTGCCGCGCGGCGGCGTACCGGTCGCCTTCGAGGTGGCAAGAACTCTCGGCGCGTCCCTCGAGCTCCTCATCGTTCGCAAGATCGGCGCACCGGGTCATCCCGAATTCGGTCTCGGAGCGCTGGTCGACAGCGACGAACCGCAGGTCGTGCTCAATGCCGAGGCAATGCGTATCGCGAACCCTTCCGAGAAGTACGTTCAGGCGGAGACCGAGCGGCAAAGGCTCGAACTCGCGCGACGCCGCGTCCTCTATCTGGGCGACCAGGCGCGAATTTCTCCAAGCGGTCGCAATGTCATCATTGTCGACGACGGCATTGCCACGGGCGGAACGGCCAAAGCTGCGGCGAAAGCCCTGCGGCAGGCAGGTGCCGCGGCACTAATGCTCGCCGTGCCGGTCGCCCCGAAGAGCGCGATCGCAAGCCTGGGGGACGACGTGGACCGGCTCGTCTGTCTCGCCAGCCCCACCCCTTTCCATGCCGTCAGCATCTATTACGACGATTTCGAGCAGACCACGGATGCCGAGGTGATCGCGCTGTTGAGGCAGGCGAGGGGCGGTGACACAGGCTTCGGGCAAAGATAG
- a CDS encoding GNAT family N-acetyltransferase — protein MSDYLAIRPVTRLDYEQWLPLWDGYNAFYGRAGETALHPDITRMTWSRFFDAYEPMHALVAESEGRLIGLTHYIFHRSTTSIQPNCYLQDLFTDEAARGKGVGRALINGVYEAAKRVGSPRVYWLTHETNYTAMQLYDKVAEKSGFVMYRKMF, from the coding sequence ATGTCCGACTATCTTGCCATACGCCCGGTAACGCGCCTCGACTATGAGCAGTGGCTGCCGCTTTGGGACGGCTACAACGCCTTTTACGGCCGAGCCGGCGAAACCGCGCTCCATCCCGACATCACCCGGATGACCTGGTCCCGCTTCTTCGATGCCTATGAGCCGATGCATGCGCTGGTCGCCGAAAGCGAGGGGCGGCTCATCGGACTGACGCACTACATTTTTCACCGCAGCACGACGTCGATCCAGCCGAATTGCTATCTGCAGGACCTTTTCACCGATGAGGCCGCCCGCGGCAAGGGAGTCGGCCGGGCGCTCATCAACGGAGTCTACGAAGCGGCGAAACGCGTGGGGTCGCCGCGTGTCTATTGGCTGACCCACGAGACCAACTACACGGCGATGCAGCTCTACGACAAGGTGGCCGAGAAGTCGGGCTTCGTTATGTATCGAAAGATGTTTTGA
- a CDS encoding ATP-dependent helicase, with protein MTKGFDDIPFFDEEPAPRKPAAADGGIAARAMAARDKAQRPDYVSGLNPEQREAVEALEGPVLVLAGAGTGKTRVLTTRIAHILSTGRAYPSQILAVTFTNKAAREMKERIGVLVGHAVEGMPWLGTFHSIGVKLLRRHAELVGLRSDFTILDTDDVVRLIKQLIQAEGLDDKRWPAKQFAGMIDTWKNKGLDPSQIPEGDARAFANGKGRELYAAYQNRLLTLNACDFGDLLLHPIRMFRANPDVLKEYHAKFRYILVDEYQDTNTAQYMWLRLLAQQTQASRNRPSSGLPATFSPSDGEKGQAARSQSPLSPSERGEGRGEGQPTVNICCVGDDDQSIYGWRGAEVDNILRFEKDFPGAKVIKLERNYRSTEHILGAAAHLIAHNEGRLGKTLFTERTNPDDEKVHVHAAWDSEEEARAIGEEIEQLQRKKHNLNDISILVRASFQMREFEDRFVTLGLNYRVIGGPRFYERLEIRDAMAYFRLVCQPADDLAFERIVNTPKRGLGETTVRTLHDYARARDIPMLAAASDIVETDELKPKARKGLFDVVADFRRWQTLLETTPHTELAERILDESGYTAMWQADKSAEAPGRLENLKELIRSMEAFESMRGFLEHVALVMDAEQNENMDAVSIMTLHSAKGLEFDTVFLPGWEEGLFPHQRALDEGGRAGLEEERRLAYVGITRAKRRCHIWFVSNRRIHGLWQSTLPSRFLDELPIAHVEVAEQEVSYGGYGRGGYGQSRFDKADPFENNYQTPGWKRAQQHRSEATRDNWGTRSGHAIERIGYGESGPRTRTIEGELVAKSTSAEPSRFNVGDRVFHIKFGNGNIAAIEGNKLTIDFDRAGQKRVLDGFVERV; from the coding sequence ATGACCAAAGGTTTTGACGATATTCCCTTTTTCGACGAGGAGCCCGCGCCGCGGAAACCCGCGGCCGCCGACGGCGGCATCGCCGCGCGCGCCATGGCCGCCCGCGACAAGGCCCAGCGACCGGACTATGTCTCCGGGCTCAATCCGGAGCAACGGGAGGCAGTCGAGGCGCTGGAAGGTCCGGTACTCGTGCTCGCCGGCGCCGGCACCGGCAAGACGCGCGTTCTGACGACGCGGATCGCCCATATCCTTTCGACCGGCCGCGCCTATCCCTCGCAGATCCTCGCCGTCACCTTCACCAACAAGGCGGCGCGGGAAATGAAGGAGCGCATCGGCGTGCTCGTCGGCCACGCCGTCGAAGGCATGCCCTGGCTCGGCACCTTCCACTCGATCGGGGTCAAGCTCCTCCGCCGCCATGCCGAGCTGGTGGGCCTGCGGTCCGACTTCACCATCCTCGACACCGACGACGTCGTTCGCCTCATCAAGCAGCTCATCCAGGCGGAGGGTCTCGACGACAAGCGCTGGCCGGCCAAGCAGTTCGCCGGCATGATCGACACCTGGAAGAACAAGGGCCTGGACCCGTCGCAAATCCCGGAAGGCGATGCCCGCGCTTTTGCCAACGGCAAGGGCCGCGAGCTCTATGCCGCCTACCAGAACCGGCTGCTGACCCTGAATGCCTGCGATTTCGGCGACCTGCTGCTGCATCCGATCCGCATGTTCCGCGCCAATCCGGACGTGCTGAAGGAGTATCACGCCAAGTTCCGTTACATCCTCGTCGACGAGTACCAGGACACCAACACGGCGCAATATATGTGGCTGAGGCTGCTGGCCCAGCAGACGCAAGCGTCGCGAAATCGCCCCTCATCCGGCCTGCCGGCCACCTTCTCCCCGTCCGACGGGGAGAAGGGACAAGCGGCGCGTTCGCAATCCCCCCTCTCCCCGTCAGAACGGGGAGAGGGCCGGGGTGAGGGGCAACCCACCGTCAACATCTGCTGCGTCGGCGACGACGACCAGTCGATCTACGGCTGGCGCGGCGCCGAGGTGGACAACATTCTCCGCTTCGAGAAGGATTTCCCCGGCGCCAAGGTCATCAAGCTGGAGCGCAACTACCGCTCGACCGAGCATATCCTCGGCGCGGCGGCGCATCTGATTGCCCATAACGAGGGCCGGCTCGGCAAGACGCTCTTTACCGAGCGCACGAATCCCGACGACGAGAAGGTGCATGTTCATGCCGCCTGGGACTCCGAGGAGGAGGCTCGCGCGATCGGCGAAGAGATCGAGCAGCTCCAGCGCAAGAAGCACAATCTGAACGACATATCGATCCTCGTGCGCGCCTCTTTCCAGATGCGCGAATTCGAAGACCGCTTCGTCACGCTCGGCCTCAACTATCGCGTCATCGGCGGCCCTCGCTTCTATGAGCGGCTCGAAATCCGCGATGCCATGGCCTATTTCCGCCTCGTCTGCCAGCCCGCCGACGACCTCGCCTTCGAGCGGATCGTCAACACGCCGAAGCGCGGCCTCGGCGAGACGACCGTCCGCACCCTGCACGACTATGCCCGGGCCCGCGACATCCCGATGCTGGCCGCGGCAAGCGACATCGTCGAGACGGACGAATTGAAGCCGAAGGCTCGCAAGGGCCTCTTCGACGTCGTCGCCGATTTCCGCCGCTGGCAGACATTGCTCGAAACGACGCCGCACACCGAACTTGCAGAGCGGATCCTCGACGAGAGCGGCTATACCGCCATGTGGCAGGCCGACAAATCGGCGGAAGCGCCCGGGCGCCTCGAAAACCTGAAGGAGCTCATTCGTTCGATGGAAGCCTTCGAGTCCATGCGCGGCTTTCTCGAGCACGTCGCGCTGGTGATGGACGCCGAGCAGAACGAGAATATGGATGCCGTCTCCATCATGACGCTGCATTCGGCCAAGGGGCTGGAATTCGACACCGTCTTCCTGCCGGGGTGGGAGGAAGGGCTCTTCCCGCATCAGCGCGCCCTGGATGAAGGCGGCCGCGCAGGTCTGGAGGAGGAGCGCCGCCTCGCCTATGTCGGCATCACCCGTGCCAAGCGCCGCTGTCATATCTGGTTCGTTTCGAACCGCCGCATCCACGGCCTCTGGCAATCGACGCTTCCCTCGCGCTTCCTCGACGAGTTGCCGATCGCTCATGTGGAAGTGGCCGAACAGGAGGTCTCCTATGGCGGTTACGGTCGCGGCGGTTACGGCCAGTCGCGCTTCGACAAGGCCGATCCCTTCGAGAACAATTACCAGACGCCCGGCTGGAAACGCGCCCAGCAGCACCGGTCGGAGGCCACCCGAGACAACTGGGGCACCCGCTCCGGCCACGCCATCGAACGCATCGGTTACGGCGAATCGGGCCCCCGCACCCGCACCATCGAAGGCGAGCTCGTCGCCAAGTCGACGAGCGCCGAGCCCTCCCGCTTCAATGTCGGCGACCGGGTCTTCCACATCAAGTTCGGCAACGGCAACATCGCGGCGATCGAGGGCAACAAGCTGACGATCGATTTCGACCGCGCCGGGCAGAAGCGCGTGCTGGATGGGTTCGTAGAACGGGTGTGA
- a CDS encoding carboxymuconolactone decarboxylase family protein, which produces MSTVAPPSGPESDPRVKAVFDDIRATRKSDFINNMWLWLAFDPDLLERTWAEVKAVMATPSPLDPLVKEMLYIAVSVTNGCGYCIHSHTAAARAKGMTDAEHADLLRVISLAAKTNQLATALQVPVDPVFDASGRT; this is translated from the coding sequence ATGAGCACTGTTGCGCCGCCATCCGGTCCCGAATCCGACCCACGCGTCAAGGCCGTCTTCGACGACATCCGCGCGACCCGGAAATCGGACTTCATCAACAATATGTGGCTCTGGCTCGCCTTCGACCCCGATCTGCTGGAGCGGACCTGGGCGGAGGTCAAGGCGGTGATGGCGACGCCTTCGCCGCTCGACCCACTGGTGAAGGAGATGCTCTATATCGCCGTTTCCGTGACCAATGGCTGCGGCTACTGCATTCATTCCCATACCGCCGCCGCCAGGGCCAAGGGAATGACGGACGCCGAGCACGCGGATCTCCTGCGCGTCATTTCGCTTGCCGCCAAGACCAACCAGCTCGCGACGGCCCTGCAGGTGCCGGTCGATCCGGTGTTCGACGCGTCCGGCAGAACATAA
- a CDS encoding cyclase family protein, protein MCDACVIESVKQRMVSRRGLLRAAAVGTAGIAAAGMGIVPPALAAGHGSVTDLTHELHEEFPTFFGQQQFFREQKFKYAEHKFNLFELRVNEHTGTHVDAPLHFSADGLSVAELPLDKLIVPLCVVDIREKAAADPDAQLTPDDIKAWIAANGDIPENACVAMLSGWSDHLGSDKFRNADTAGKMHFPGFHVEAAKFLIEDTRAAGIAVDTLSLDHGISPDFAAHYAWLPEGRWGLEAAANLDKLPAKGATLVLGAPKHRGGTGGPARVFALV, encoded by the coding sequence ATGTGCGATGCATGCGTCATCGAATCGGTCAAGCAGCGGATGGTGTCGCGGCGCGGTTTGCTCCGTGCGGCCGCGGTCGGTACGGCAGGCATTGCCGCCGCCGGCATGGGAATCGTACCTCCGGCGCTTGCCGCCGGCCACGGCAGCGTCACCGATCTCACCCATGAACTTCATGAGGAGTTTCCGACCTTCTTCGGCCAGCAGCAATTCTTCCGGGAGCAGAAGTTCAAATATGCCGAACACAAGTTCAACCTGTTCGAACTTCGGGTGAACGAGCACACCGGTACTCATGTCGACGCGCCGCTGCACTTCTCCGCCGACGGCCTTTCGGTGGCGGAGCTGCCCCTCGACAAGCTGATCGTGCCGCTCTGCGTCGTCGACATCCGCGAGAAGGCGGCCGCCGATCCGGATGCGCAGCTGACGCCGGACGACATCAAAGCGTGGATCGCCGCCAACGGGGACATTCCCGAGAACGCCTGCGTCGCCATGCTGTCGGGCTGGTCGGATCATCTCGGCAGCGACAAGTTCCGCAATGCCGACACGGCTGGAAAGATGCATTTCCCCGGCTTTCACGTCGAAGCAGCCAAGTTCCTGATCGAGGACACGAGGGCAGCCGGCATTGCCGTCGATACGCTCTCGCTCGACCACGGCATCTCACCCGATTTCGCCGCCCACTACGCCTGGCTGCCGGAAGGCCGCTGGGGGCTCGAGGCGGCCGCCAATCTCGACAAGCTGCCGGCGAAGGGCGCGACGCTGGTCCTCGGCGCGCCCAAGCACCGCGGCGGCACCGGCGGCCCGGCCCGCGTCTTCGCTCTCGTTTGA
- a CDS encoding efflux RND transporter periplasmic adaptor subunit, whose product MRFWNQLAISVVVLAVGGAAWVRLAPGAGETLAAIGVSQPLIDALSGPQGGEGARGGSGDSERGQGRRSGFAEAPLVVVKPAERAVVNDRLNAIGNGEAIRSVTVTPTATGNLTEILVKSGDRITEGQVIARLDSDDQMIAAEQARLTRDSAREKVERYRNLSTARAVTAVEVRDSEIALQAAELALKTAELDLKRRDIVAPSKGVVGIITVNIGDYVTTSTPIAVVDDRSQILVDFWVPERFAGKISVDQPVTASAIAQPGRALQGVVHAIDNRLDPESRTLRVRARLENPDDMLRAGMSFSVTVAFDGDRYPTVDPLAIQWSSEGSFIWRVKGDKSERVPIKIIQRNPDKVLVDAELAEGDRVVTEGVQRLRDGGVVRIAGEPAAEAEQKVAGDAQ is encoded by the coding sequence ATGCGCTTTTGGAATCAGCTCGCGATCAGCGTCGTCGTCCTCGCCGTCGGGGGCGCCGCGTGGGTGCGTCTTGCGCCCGGAGCGGGTGAGACCTTGGCCGCGATCGGGGTTTCGCAACCGTTGATCGATGCCTTGTCGGGACCGCAGGGCGGCGAAGGGGCAAGGGGCGGTTCGGGCGATAGCGAGCGCGGGCAGGGTCGACGCAGCGGCTTCGCGGAAGCACCCCTGGTCGTCGTCAAGCCGGCCGAGCGCGCCGTCGTCAACGACAGGCTGAACGCGATCGGCAACGGCGAAGCGATCCGCTCGGTTACCGTGACGCCGACCGCAACGGGAAATCTCACAGAAATACTGGTGAAGTCGGGCGACAGGATCACGGAAGGCCAGGTCATCGCGCGCCTCGACAGCGACGACCAGATGATCGCTGCCGAGCAGGCGCGGCTTACGCGCGACAGTGCCCGGGAGAAGGTCGAGCGCTACCGCAATCTCAGCACCGCGCGCGCAGTGACGGCCGTTGAGGTGCGTGACTCCGAGATCGCGCTGCAGGCGGCCGAACTGGCGCTGAAAACGGCCGAGCTCGACCTGAAGCGTCGCGATATCGTGGCGCCCTCCAAGGGGGTGGTCGGGATCATCACCGTCAATATAGGAGATTACGTCACGACCTCGACGCCGATTGCCGTCGTGGACGACCGGTCGCAGATCCTCGTCGATTTCTGGGTGCCCGAGCGCTTCGCCGGCAAGATCTCCGTCGATCAGCCGGTGACCGCGAGCGCGATCGCACAGCCGGGACGCGCGCTTCAGGGCGTCGTTCACGCGATAGACAACCGCCTCGACCCGGAGAGCCGGACGCTCCGGGTCCGGGCGCGACTCGAGAATCCGGATGACATGCTGCGCGCCGGCATGTCCTTCTCCGTCACCGTGGCATTCGACGGCGACCGATATCCCACCGTCGACCCGCTGGCCATCCAGTGGAGCTCCGAAGGCTCCTTTATCTGGCGGGTCAAAGGCGACAAAAGCGAGCGCGTGCCGATCAAGATCATCCAGCGCAATCCCGACAAGGTGCTTGTCGATGCGGAACTCGCCGAGGGCGACCGCGTCGTGACCGAGGGCGTGCAGCGGCTTCGCGACGGCGGCGTGGTGCGCATCGCCGGCGAGCCTGCGGCCGAGGCCGAGCAGAAGGTCGCGGGAGACGCGCAATGA